From the Magnetovibrio sp. genome, one window contains:
- the cimA gene encoding citramalate synthase yields the protein MSANRVYIYDTTLRDGAQTSGVDFGPVDKDVIARDLDDLGVDYIEGGWPGANPTDDSFFDNLPKMKTARIAAFGMTRRAGRSADNDPGLNALLGTDARVVCMVGKTWDYHVDVALGIERSENIAMIRDSIAYAASKVDEVMFDAEHFFDGYKANPEFAMECLHAAIDGGARWVVLCDTNGGTLPFEIEDIVAKVCETVPGDKIGIHCHDDTGNAVANSLAAVRAGARMVQGTINGLGERCGNANLVSVIPTLMLKMGFETAVGAGGLKHLSHVSNALDERLNRAPDRHRPYVGESAFAHKGGLHVSAVEKDPRCYEHIDPESVGNHRQILVSDQAGRSNILARFREIGLEVDDKDPRINALLDKVKEKEKQGYAYDGAEASFELLARRAMGSVPEYFHCSSFRVIDERRWNAKGDLVTLSEATVKLALSSDKHESDQRMAVAEGNGPVNALDAALRKVLLPLYPSLSDLRLVDYKVRILTPGDATAAVTRVMIESTDTSGRTWATVGVSANVIDASYNALRDSIIYKLFCDGASAA from the coding sequence ATGAGCGCCAACCGCGTCTACATCTACGACACCACGCTGCGCGACGGCGCCCAGACATCGGGCGTTGATTTCGGCCCCGTGGACAAGGACGTCATTGCGCGCGATCTTGACGATCTGGGCGTGGATTACATCGAAGGCGGCTGGCCCGGCGCAAACCCCACCGACGACAGCTTTTTCGATAACCTGCCGAAGATGAAAACGGCGCGCATCGCCGCGTTCGGCATGACGCGCCGCGCCGGGCGTAGCGCCGACAACGACCCGGGCCTCAATGCGCTGCTCGGCACCGATGCGCGGGTGGTGTGCATGGTCGGCAAGACTTGGGACTATCACGTCGACGTGGCATTGGGGATCGAGCGCAGCGAAAACATCGCCATGATCCGAGACAGCATCGCCTATGCGGCGAGCAAGGTGGACGAGGTGATGTTCGATGCCGAGCATTTTTTCGACGGCTACAAAGCCAATCCCGAATTCGCCATGGAATGTCTGCACGCCGCCATAGACGGTGGTGCCCGCTGGGTGGTGTTGTGCGACACCAACGGTGGCACGCTGCCGTTTGAAATCGAAGACATCGTCGCCAAGGTTTGCGAAACTGTGCCCGGCGATAAAATCGGCATCCACTGCCATGACGACACGGGCAATGCGGTGGCCAATTCTTTGGCTGCGGTACGCGCGGGGGCGCGCATGGTTCAAGGCACTATCAACGGTTTGGGCGAACGCTGCGGCAACGCCAACCTGGTCAGCGTGATCCCGACGTTGATGCTCAAAATGGGCTTTGAAACCGCGGTCGGGGCGGGCGGCCTCAAACATCTCAGCCACGTGTCCAACGCGCTAGACGAACGTCTCAACCGCGCGCCGGACCGCCATCGCCCTTATGTCGGCGAGTCGGCGTTCGCCCACAAAGGCGGATTGCATGTTTCGGCGGTGGAGAAAGACCCGCGCTGTTATGAGCACATCGATCCCGAAAGCGTCGGCAATCACCGCCAGATCCTGGTGTCCGACCAAGCCGGGCGGTCCAACATCTTGGCGCGTTTTCGCGAAATCGGGCTAGAGGTCGACGATAAGGACCCGCGCATCAATGCGCTGCTCGACAAGGTCAAGGAAAAGGAAAAGCAGGGCTACGCCTACGACGGGGCGGAAGCCAGCTTCGAGCTGTTGGCGCGTCGCGCCATGGGTAGCGTGCCCGAATATTTTCATTGTTCGAGTTTTCGCGTCATCGACGAGCGGCGCTGGAATGCCAAAGGCGATTTGGTGACCCTGTCGGAAGCCACCGTCAAGTTGGCGTTGAGCAGCGACAAACACGAAAGTGATCAGCGCATGGCGGTGGCTGAGGGCAACGGCCCCGTCAACGCCCTGGACGCGGCGTTGCGCAAAGTCTTACTGCCGCTCTACCCCTCCTTGAGCGATTTGCGTCTGGTCGATTACAAGGTGCGCATCCTGACCCCCGGCGATGCAACAGCCGCCGTCACGCGGGTTATGATCGAAAGCACCGACACCAGCGGCCGCACCTGGGCGACGGTCGGGGTGTCCGCCAACGTCATCGACGCGTCGTACAACGCGCTGCGCGATTCCATCATCTACAAACTGTTTTGCGACGGCGCTTCGGCCGCTTAA
- the gltX gene encoding glutamate--tRNA ligase, which translates to MTSFRFAPSPTGYLHVGNARLALINWLAAKHMGGRFILRLDDTDKERSREEYAEGIREDMRWLGMDWDVEEKQSERLAAYDRAFEQLQAAGRVYPCYETPEELDYMRKRLRSRGLPPIYTPPSAEKLQSFIDEGREAHWRFKLTPGAIEFEDLVRGPVHFDAEKLSDPVVRRHDGSWLYMLPSAVDDRDLGVTHVIRGEDHVANTALQVQMFEAMEAAVPTFAHLPLMTDIEGGGLSKRLGSLALRDLRTDGVEPLALASYLAHLGTSDDIKAEKDLSALVEAFDFSHFSRATPKFDPAQLARLNAQVLHATDYADVAARLPDGATEELWNVVRVNLERITDVRTWMNIADADIDPVIDAGDVDFLAAAAGLLPDGDWNEETWGAWTKAVKDATGRKGKDLFMPLRKALTGLEHGPELKAFLPLIGRMRAANRLQGKRG; encoded by the coding sequence ATGACCTCATTTCGCTTCGCACCCAGCCCCACGGGCTACCTTCACGTCGGCAATGCGCGCTTGGCGCTGATCAACTGGCTTGCCGCCAAGCACATGGGCGGGCGGTTTATTTTGCGCCTCGACGATACCGACAAGGAACGCTCGCGCGAAGAATACGCCGAGGGCATTCGCGAAGACATGCGCTGGTTGGGCATGGACTGGGATGTCGAGGAAAAGCAATCGGAACGTCTTGCGGCGTATGATCGTGCGTTCGAGCAGTTGCAGGCCGCAGGCCGGGTCTATCCGTGCTACGAGACGCCGGAAGAATTGGATTATATGCGCAAACGGCTGCGCAGCCGCGGGTTGCCACCGATCTACACCCCGCCCAGCGCCGAAAAACTGCAAAGCTTTATCGATGAGGGCCGCGAAGCCCACTGGCGTTTCAAACTGACGCCGGGCGCCATCGAATTTGAGGATCTGGTCCGCGGCCCGGTCCATTTCGATGCCGAAAAGCTGTCCGACCCGGTGGTGCGCCGCCACGACGGATCATGGCTGTACATGTTGCCGAGCGCCGTGGACGATCGCGACCTGGGGGTCACCCACGTCATTCGCGGTGAAGACCATGTCGCCAACACCGCGCTGCAGGTGCAGATGTTCGAGGCCATGGAAGCGGCGGTTCCGACATTCGCGCATTTGCCGTTGATGACCGACATTGAAGGCGGCGGATTGTCCAAGCGCTTAGGTTCGCTTGCGCTGCGCGATCTGCGCACGGACGGGGTCGAGCCGTTGGCATTGGCCAGTTATCTCGCGCATTTGGGCACCTCCGACGACATCAAAGCGGAAAAGGATTTGAGCGCGCTGGTCGAAGCGTTCGACTTCTCTCATTTTTCGCGCGCCACGCCGAAATTCGATCCGGCGCAATTGGCGCGGCTCAACGCCCAGGTTTTGCACGCCACGGATTACGCCGACGTCGCCGCGCGCTTGCCCGATGGCGCGACGGAAGAACTGTGGAATGTCGTGCGCGTCAACCTGGAACGGATCACCGACGTGCGGACTTGGATGAACATCGCAGACGCAGACATCGACCCGGTGATCGACGCGGGCGACGTCGATTTTCTTGCTGCTGCGGCCGGCTTGCTGCCGGATGGCGATTGGAATGAGGAAACCTGGGGCGCGTGGACCAAGGCTGTCAAAGACGCGACCGGGCGCAAGGGCAAGGATCTGTTCATGCCGTTGCGCAAGGCGCTGACGGGGCTTGAGCACGGGCCGGAGCTAAAAGCGTTTTTGCCGCTGATCGGTCGAATGCGCGCGGCGAACCGTCTGCAGGGCAAACGAGGGTAA
- a CDS encoding NAD+ synthase, with product MTDQPTIAIAQINPTVGDIAANVELIRDARAKAQELGCDLVMTGELVVSGYPPEDLVLKKSFQTAVKDAVLDLAQLTLDGGPGLLISAPWIDDAHLYNAALLLDGGKIKAVVPKCALPNYGVFDEKRLFTPGDQPGAVTFRGIKLGVMTCEDMWVPDVAQTLMKDGAEALLVLNGSPFELGKSHIRIDLARERARETGLPVVYVNQVGGQDELVFDGGSFVMNESGEIKVQLPVFESRIEPVSFGWDNDTLAPQPGMMVDILDDNEAIYKALVLGLKDYVNKNYFPGVMIGLSGGVDSAITAAVAVDALGPDRVHCVMMPSPYTSKESLEDAAEAAQLLGVKLDTIPIQPAMDAFDGLLREQFVQHAADTTEENIQARSRGLILMAMSNKFGYMVVSTGNKSEMSVGYATLYGDMCGGYNVLKDVYKTRVYQLCAWRNAHYTGGLLGPQGTVVPERIITKAPSAELKPDQTDQDTLPPYADLDDMLYCLIEKEMPVADIAARGYDLETVQRVWRMLDRAEYKRRQAPPGVKITSRAFGRDRRYPLTNGFTA from the coding sequence ATGACAGACCAGCCAACCATCGCCATTGCCCAGATCAATCCCACCGTGGGCGACATTGCCGCCAATGTCGAGCTGATACGTGATGCCCGTGCGAAAGCGCAAGAACTGGGCTGCGATCTGGTGATGACCGGCGAATTGGTGGTATCGGGCTATCCGCCCGAAGATTTGGTGCTGAAAAAGAGCTTTCAGACTGCGGTGAAAGATGCGGTTTTGGATTTGGCGCAGTTGACCCTCGATGGCGGGCCGGGGCTTTTGATCAGCGCGCCGTGGATCGACGATGCGCATTTGTACAATGCGGCCTTGCTGCTCGACGGCGGAAAGATCAAGGCGGTGGTGCCCAAATGCGCGCTACCCAATTACGGTGTTTTTGACGAAAAACGCCTGTTCACCCCCGGCGATCAGCCGGGTGCGGTGACCTTTCGCGGCATCAAACTGGGCGTGATGACGTGCGAAGACATGTGGGTGCCGGACGTCGCGCAAACCTTGATGAAGGACGGTGCTGAAGCTCTGTTGGTGCTGAACGGTTCACCCTTCGAGTTGGGGAAATCGCACATCCGCATCGATTTGGCCCGCGAACGCGCGCGTGAAACCGGCTTGCCGGTGGTCTATGTCAACCAAGTCGGCGGTCAGGACGAATTGGTGTTCGACGGCGGATCGTTCGTGATGAACGAAAGCGGCGAAATCAAAGTCCAATTGCCGGTGTTTGAAAGCCGGATCGAGCCGGTGTCGTTCGGTTGGGACAACGATACCCTGGCGCCCCAGCCTGGGATGATGGTCGATATCCTCGACGACAACGAAGCCATCTACAAAGCATTGGTGTTGGGGCTTAAGGATTACGTCAATAAGAACTACTTTCCCGGCGTGATGATCGGTTTGTCGGGCGGCGTCGACAGTGCCATCACCGCCGCCGTGGCGGTTGATGCGCTGGGACCGGATCGAGTTCACTGCGTGATGATGCCGTCGCCCTATACTTCTAAGGAAAGTCTGGAAGACGCCGCAGAGGCAGCCCAACTGCTGGGCGTGAAGTTGGACACCATTCCCATTCAACCGGCCATGGACGCGTTCGACGGTTTGCTGCGCGAACAGTTCGTTCAGCACGCGGCCGACACCACCGAAGAAAACATTCAGGCCCGTTCGCGCGGGCTGATCTTGATGGCGATGTCCAACAAGTTCGGCTACATGGTGGTTTCAACCGGCAACAAATCGGAAATGTCGGTGGGGTACGCGACGCTTTATGGCGACATGTGCGGCGGCTACAACGTGCTCAAGGACGTCTACAAGACCCGGGTTTATCAATTGTGCGCGTGGCGCAATGCCCACTACACCGGCGGGTTGCTGGGTCCGCAAGGGACGGTGGTGCCCGAACGGATCATCACCAAGGCCCCCAGCGCCGAGTTGAAACCCGATCAGACCGATCAGGACACGCTGCCGCCATATGCAGATCTCGACGACATGCTCTATTGCTTGATCGAAAAGGAAATGCCGGTTGCCGACATTGCGGCGCGCGGCTATGACCTGGAAACGGTGCAAAGGGTCTGGCGTATGCTGGACCGGGCGGAGTACAAACGTCGCCAAGCGCCGCCCGGCGTTAAGATCACGTCGCGCGCGTTCGGTCGCGATCGGCGCTACCCGCTCACCAATGGTTTTACGGCTTAA
- a CDS encoding EAL domain-containing protein: MGQNDDLSLDRTGSPLDSPQMREGRGVLRTLSHEMRTPLNNIIGFADMMSAEMLGPMSHPQYREYAEDIRKSGQSILDLLNELLEDRRYEALARSDEHQASLIDLAPDLIAICSVDGAIHLLNPAGCALLAVDQEQAQLHSMKDFVHPDFETLLDDHFTPLLQETRRTAMKLMADDGREVDVEIAASVYDESDGNVREVILVARDVTEKNRRIREVTEREEFLRTIMDTTVDGLITINEMGIIETANPAAERIFAFPVGGLAGVSIAEIIPDTRGRRQSDSATILKNLEVDLARPESGREVAGVRKDGSGFPLEVSLSDFNLRGRLHYIAVVRDITERKKAEDRLTFLATRDPLTHLPNRYLFSERLKESTAKADADGTKSAILFIDLDNFKHINDAMGHAAGDVVLQLAGKRLESCVRGKDTVARLSGDEFTVILENVTEEEEVEVVATRMLRALSQPFHVDGKELYSSGSIGVIIYPDSCDSVDDLLKNVYTASHHAKKQGRNNFQFYSSTLSANALRRMAVEHGLRHALENDEFHIAYQPKVDLSTGRIVGAEALARWSNPDLGPVSPVEFVPVCEETGLIVPIGDWILENACRQAKEWSDMGLTDVSVAVNLSVRQFRQGNLAERVQEVLELTALPSHCLDLELTESMLVENAEETVRVLKELKAVGVSLSIDDFGTGYSSLSYLTRFPLDALKVDRSFVTGLPDNPDAVTMAKAIVNMAQNLGLKVIAEGVENERQSTFLHGLGSDIGQGYLFSRPVPFEDFVRLAGGNVTPFPIDQVRKPLVKG; this comes from the coding sequence ATGGGGCAAAACGACGATCTCAGCTTGGACCGGACGGGGAGTCCGCTAGACAGTCCGCAAATGCGTGAAGGGCGCGGTGTTTTGCGCACGCTTTCGCACGAGATGCGCACCCCGCTCAACAACATCATCGGCTTTGCTGATATGATGAGCGCCGAGATGCTCGGGCCCATGTCTCATCCCCAATACCGTGAATACGCCGAAGACATTCGCAAATCGGGACAAAGCATTCTCGATCTGCTCAATGAGCTTTTGGAAGACCGACGCTACGAAGCCTTGGCGCGCAGCGACGAGCACCAAGCCAGCCTGATCGATTTGGCGCCGGATTTGATCGCCATCTGCTCGGTGGACGGGGCGATACATTTGCTTAATCCAGCGGGTTGCGCGCTGCTGGCGGTGGATCAAGAGCAGGCGCAGTTGCACTCCATGAAAGATTTCGTCCATCCCGATTTCGAAACGCTTCTGGACGATCACTTCACCCCCCTGCTGCAGGAAACGCGCCGCACGGCGATGAAACTGATGGCCGACGATGGGCGTGAGGTCGATGTCGAAATCGCCGCTTCGGTCTATGACGAATCCGACGGGAACGTGCGGGAAGTGATTCTCGTGGCGCGGGACGTCACGGAAAAGAACCGCCGTATACGCGAAGTGACGGAGCGCGAGGAATTTCTGCGCACCATCATGGACACCACCGTGGATGGTCTGATCACCATCAATGAGATGGGGATCATCGAAACGGCGAACCCGGCGGCGGAACGAATCTTTGCTTTCCCTGTCGGCGGCCTTGCCGGGGTCAGCATTGCGGAAATCATCCCCGATACGCGTGGCCGGCGACAGTCGGATTCCGCGACGATCTTAAAAAATCTAGAAGTCGACCTGGCCCGGCCCGAGAGCGGCCGCGAAGTTGCGGGCGTGCGCAAGGACGGCTCCGGGTTTCCGCTGGAAGTCAGCCTGAGCGATTTCAATCTGCGCGGCCGACTGCATTACATCGCCGTGGTGCGTGACATTACGGAACGAAAAAAGGCCGAGGACCGCCTGACCTTTTTGGCCACCCGCGATCCGTTGACGCATTTGCCCAATCGTTATTTGTTCAGCGAACGATTGAAGGAAAGCACAGCCAAGGCCGATGCGGATGGGACAAAATCGGCGATTTTGTTCATCGATCTGGACAACTTCAAACACATCAATGACGCCATGGGCCATGCGGCCGGCGACGTGGTGTTGCAATTGGCTGGTAAGCGCTTGGAATCGTGTGTGCGTGGCAAGGATACGGTGGCGCGTCTTTCCGGCGATGAATTCACCGTCATCTTGGAAAACGTCACCGAAGAAGAAGAGGTCGAGGTGGTCGCCACCCGAATGTTGCGGGCCTTGAGCCAGCCGTTCCATGTGGACGGGAAGGAACTCTATAGCTCCGGTTCCATCGGCGTGATCATTTATCCAGACAGTTGCGACAGCGTCGATGATCTGTTGAAGAACGTTTACACAGCATCCCACCATGCCAAAAAACAGGGACGCAACAATTTTCAATTTTATTCGTCGACCCTCAGCGCCAATGCATTGCGCCGTATGGCGGTCGAACACGGTTTGCGTCATGCCTTAGAAAACGATGAATTCCACATCGCTTATCAGCCCAAAGTCGATCTCAGCACCGGACGCATCGTCGGTGCGGAGGCGTTGGCACGGTGGTCGAACCCCGACCTGGGGCCGGTCTCGCCGGTCGAGTTTGTGCCTGTTTGCGAAGAAACCGGCCTGATCGTGCCGATCGGCGATTGGATTTTGGAAAACGCCTGCCGCCAAGCCAAGGAATGGTCGGACATGGGACTCACTGACGTCAGCGTCGCAGTGAACTTGTCCGTACGCCAATTCCGTCAGGGGAATTTGGCGGAGCGGGTGCAGGAGGTCTTGGAATTGACGGCCTTGCCCAGTCATTGCCTGGATCTGGAATTGACCGAAAGCATGTTGGTCGAAAACGCCGAAGAAACCGTGAGGGTACTCAAGGAATTGAAGGCGGTGGGCGTGTCGCTGAGTATCGACGATTTCGGCACAGGGTATTCGTCGCTCAGCTATCTGACCCGCTTCCCCTTGGATGCGCTCAAGGTCGACCGGTCCTTCGTGACGGGGCTTCCCGACAATCCCGACGCCGTAACCATGGCCAAGGCGATCGTCAACATGGCGCAAAATCTAGGGCTGAAAGTGATTGCCGAGGGTGTGGAAAACGAGCGCCAAAGCACCTTTTTGCATGGACTGGGCAGCGACATCGGACAAGGCTACTTGTTCAGCCGTCCGGTCCCGTTCGAGGATTTCGTGCGCTTAGCCGGAGGCAACGTCACGCCGTTCCCCATCGATCAGGTGCGCAAACCGTTGGTGAAAGGCTAA
- a CDS encoding class II 3-deoxy-7-phosphoheptulonate synthase, translating to MSEQWTPASWRSKKAIQMPNYPDQEALAKVEERIRNFPPLVFAGEARSLKAKLADVSAGKAFLLQGGDCAESFAEFHPDNIRDTFRVLLQMAIVLTFGAACPVVKVGRMAGQFAKPRSADTETIGGVELPAYRGDMVNGMDFTSEARIPDPERLVQAFNQSAATLNLLRAFASGGFADLHKVQRWNLSFVENSPLGERYRDMSVRIQEALEFMAACGMTAETTKQIRETSFFTSHEALLLNYEQAMTRVDSLSGDWYDTSAHMLWIGERTRQLDGAHVEFLKGIHNPVGCKVGPTIEPDELIRLIDALNPKNEPGRLTLITRMGSDHIGTVLPGLIRAVKREGRHVVWSCDPMHANTVKSSVGYKTRHVDAILQEVRAFFEVHKAEGSHAGGVHFEMTGQDVTECVGGGQEIGESDLSERYHTHCDPRLNATQALELAFLLAEQLKTERQADQG from the coding sequence ATGTCCGAACAATGGACGCCCGCGAGCTGGAGAAGCAAAAAAGCCATCCAAATGCCGAATTACCCCGATCAGGAGGCTTTGGCAAAGGTCGAAGAGCGCATTCGCAACTTCCCGCCGCTGGTGTTTGCAGGCGAAGCACGCAGTTTGAAAGCCAAGCTGGCGGACGTCTCCGCCGGCAAGGCCTTTTTGCTGCAAGGCGGCGACTGCGCGGAAAGCTTCGCCGAATTTCACCCCGACAACATTCGTGATACCTTCCGCGTTCTGTTGCAGATGGCGATCGTGCTCACCTTCGGCGCGGCTTGTCCCGTAGTCAAGGTCGGCCGCATGGCCGGTCAGTTCGCCAAGCCGCGTTCGGCCGACACCGAAACCATCGGCGGCGTCGAATTGCCGGCGTACCGTGGCGACATGGTCAACGGTATGGACTTCACGTCGGAAGCGCGAATCCCCGATCCCGAACGCTTGGTTCAAGCGTTCAACCAGTCGGCGGCGACGCTGAATTTGCTGCGCGCGTTCGCCTCGGGCGGCTTTGCCGATTTGCACAAGGTGCAACGCTGGAACTTGAGCTTCGTTGAAAACAGCCCGTTGGGTGAGCGCTATCGCGACATGTCGGTGCGCATTCAAGAAGCGCTGGAATTCATGGCGGCATGCGGGATGACGGCGGAAACCACCAAGCAAATCCGCGAAACGTCGTTCTTCACTTCGCACGAAGCGTTGCTGCTGAACTACGAACAAGCCATGACGCGCGTCGATTCCCTGTCGGGCGACTGGTACGATACCTCGGCGCACATGCTGTGGATCGGCGAGCGCACCCGTCAATTGGACGGCGCGCATGTCGAGTTCCTCAAGGGCATTCACAACCCGGTCGGCTGCAAGGTCGGCCCGACCATCGAGCCGGATGAGTTGATTCGCTTGATCGACGCCTTGAATCCGAAAAACGAACCGGGTCGCTTGACCTTGATCACGCGCATGGGATCGGACCACATCGGCACCGTTCTGCCGGGCTTGATCCGCGCCGTCAAACGCGAAGGTCGTCACGTGGTGTGGTCGTGCGATCCGATGCACGCCAATACGGTGAAAAGCTCGGTCGGCTACAAAACCCGCCATGTTGATGCGATTTTGCAGGAAGTACGCGCCTTTTTCGAGGTTCACAAAGCCGAAGGCAGCCACGCTGGCGGCGTGCATTTCGAAATGACCGGACAAGACGTGACGGAATGCGTTGGCGGCGGTCAGGAAATCGGTGAATCCGACCTGTCGGAACGCTACCACACGCACTGCGATCCGCGCTTGAACGCCACCCAGGCTTTGGAACTGGCGTTCTTGTTGGCCGAACAGTTGAAAACGGAGCGCCAGGCCGATCAGGGCTGA
- the cysS gene encoding cysteine--tRNA ligase, translating into MTIQLFNTLKRAKDEFVPIDQKRVRMYVCGPTVYDYAHIGNARPVVVFDVLYRLLRDVYGEEHVIYARNITDVDDKIINRAKESGESISDITKRTEQAYLDDMGALGAMHPDVMPRATEHIANMITMIGKLIAAGHAYAADGHVLFDVPSYREYGHLSGRNRDEMVAGARVEVAPYKKDPADFVLWKPSADDQPGWDSPWGRGRPGWHIECSAMSEKHLGPTFDIHGGGQDLIFPHHENEIAQSTCAHGGSKFVNYWLHNGYLMSEGEKMSKSLGNFYTVHDLLDEFPGEAIRLTLLKTHYRQPLDFRKEGIREAKKELDEFYLALRNADVKADVPDQVPANVMAALCDDINTPKAIAHLFEIKSKLNAATDKDEKARLKGELLLAGDLLGLLGQNPEVWLRGASDTTDGLSDADIDVLIAQRKQARVDKDFATSDRIRDELMAQGIILEDGANGTTWRRQ; encoded by the coding sequence GTGACCATTCAGCTGTTCAATACGCTCAAACGCGCCAAGGATGAATTCGTCCCCATCGATCAAAAACGCGTGCGCATGTATGTGTGCGGCCCGACCGTTTACGACTATGCCCATATCGGTAACGCACGCCCGGTGGTGGTGTTCGACGTGTTGTATCGTTTGCTGCGCGACGTCTATGGCGAAGAGCACGTGATCTATGCCCGCAACATCACCGACGTTGACGACAAGATCATCAACCGTGCCAAGGAAAGCGGCGAAAGCATTTCCGATATCACCAAGCGCACCGAACAAGCCTATCTCGATGATATGGGCGCTCTGGGCGCGATGCATCCCGATGTGATGCCGCGCGCCACCGAGCATATCGCCAACATGATCACCATGATCGGCAAGCTGATCGCGGCAGGGCATGCCTATGCCGCCGACGGCCATGTGTTGTTCGATGTGCCCAGCTATCGCGAATACGGCCACCTGTCGGGCCGCAACCGCGACGAAATGGTGGCCGGGGCGCGGGTCGAGGTCGCGCCGTATAAAAAAGATCCCGCCGATTTCGTGTTGTGGAAACCGTCTGCCGACGACCAGCCCGGTTGGGACAGCCCGTGGGGCCGCGGCCGCCCGGGCTGGCATATCGAATGCTCGGCGATGAGCGAAAAGCACCTCGGCCCGACTTTCGACATTCACGGGGGCGGCCAGGATTTGATTTTCCCCCATCACGAAAACGAAATCGCCCAGTCGACCTGCGCCCATGGCGGTTCGAAATTCGTCAATTATTGGCTGCACAATGGCTATCTGATGTCGGAAGGTGAAAAGATGTCCAAGTCGTTGGGCAACTTCTACACCGTGCACGATCTGCTCGACGAATTCCCTGGCGAAGCGATTCGCCTGACGCTGCTGAAAACCCACTACCGGCAACCTTTGGACTTTCGCAAAGAAGGCATTCGCGAAGCGAAAAAGGAGCTCGACGAGTTTTATCTGGCTCTGCGCAATGCCGACGTGAAAGCCGATGTGCCCGATCAGGTGCCGGCGAACGTGATGGCGGCGCTATGCGACGACATCAACACGCCTAAGGCCATTGCTCATTTGTTCGAAATCAAAAGCAAACTCAATGCGGCGACGGACAAGGATGAAAAAGCGCGCCTGAAAGGTGAGCTGTTATTGGCGGGAGACCTGCTCGGCCTGCTGGGACAAAACCCCGAGGTGTGGCTGCGCGGCGCCAGCGACACAACAGACGGTCTTTCCGACGCGGATATCGATGTCTTGATCGCCCAGCGCAAACAAGCCCGCGTCGACAAGGACTTCGCTACGTCCGATCGCATCCGCGACGAGTTGATGGCCCAAGGCATCATTCTCGAAGATGGCGCCAACGGCACCACGTGGCGGCGGCAATAA
- a CDS encoding RNA methyltransferase → MTPTPSSTKHRRPAKQTASSAAEGGPAVILVQPQLGENIGMVARAMLNCALLDLRIVAPRDGWPNPLAYKTASGADVVLDNARVFDSTAEAIADLGHVFATTARARDMSKDVLTPRAAAKEMRDLRAQEVQCGVLFGKEAVGLHNDDIALADSILMVPLNPGFTSLNLAQAVLLMGYEWFQVAADQPDEVYEVRLDTRRATKEELVGMFEHLERELTDCGFLGVEAKKPGMIRNLRNMFQRARMTEQEVRTMRGVISGLVKKRKS, encoded by the coding sequence ATGACCCCGACACCTTCTTCGACCAAACACCGCCGTCCCGCCAAACAAACTGCGTCCTCGGCTGCCGAAGGTGGCCCCGCGGTGATCTTGGTGCAGCCGCAATTGGGCGAAAACATCGGCATGGTGGCGCGCGCGATGCTCAACTGCGCGCTTTTGGATTTGCGCATCGTCGCACCGCGCGACGGCTGGCCCAATCCGTTGGCGTATAAAACCGCATCCGGCGCAGACGTAGTGCTCGACAACGCCCGGGTGTTCGACAGCACCGCCGAGGCCATCGCCGATTTGGGCCACGTGTTCGCCACCACGGCGCGGGCGCGCGATATGTCCAAGGATGTGCTGACGCCGCGCGCCGCCGCCAAAGAAATGCGCGACCTGCGTGCCCAAGAGGTGCAGTGCGGGGTGTTGTTCGGCAAAGAGGCGGTGGGCTTGCACAACGACGACATCGCGCTGGCCGACAGCATCTTGATGGTGCCGTTGAACCCCGGGTTCACGTCGCTGAACTTGGCCCAAGCGGTGCTGTTGATGGGCTATGAGTGGTTTCAGGTCGCGGCCGACCAGCCGGACGAAGTCTACGAAGTGCGCTTAGATACGCGTCGTGCTACCAAGGAAGAGTTGGTCGGCATGTTCGAACATCTGGAACGCGAACTCACTGACTGCGGGTTCCTCGGCGTCGAAGCGAAAAAGCCTGGCATGATCCGCAATCTGCGCAACATGTTCCAACGCGCCCGGATGACCGAACAGGAAGTCCGCACCATGCGCGGCGTGATCTCGGGCTTGGTGAAGAAACGCAAAAGCTGA